The Pseudomonas sp. DG56-2 genome contains a region encoding:
- the xdhB gene encoding xanthine dehydrogenase molybdopterin binding subunit produces MSNHHVAKSQAQMAELFSQDLTTGVGRSLKHDSADKHVSGEAMYIDDRLEFPNQLHVYARLSDRAHARVLSIDTSPCYAFEGVRIAITHDDIPGLKDIGPLLPGDPLLAIDKVEFVGQPVVAVAARDLDTARRAAMAAIIEYEDLEPVLDVVEALRKKHFVLDSHTHQRGDSVSALASAPHRVQGTLHIGGQEHFYLETQISSVMPTEDGGMIVYCSTQNPTEVQKLVAEVLDVSMNKIVVDMRRMGGGFGGKETQAASPACLCAVIARLTGQPTKMRLPRVEDMLMTGKRHPFYIEYDVGFDDSGRLHGINFDLAGNCGCSPDLSASIVDRAMFHSDNAYYLGDATIHGHRCKTNTASNTAYRGFGGPQGMVAIEEVMDHIARHLAVDPLAVRKANYYGKTDRNVTHYYQTVEHNMLEEITAELEASSDYQQRRESIRRFNANSPILKKGLALTPVKFGISFTASFLNQAGALVHIYTDGSIHLNHGGTEMGQGLNTKVAQVVAEVFQVDFERIQITATNTDKVPNTSPTAASSGADLNGKAAQNAAEILKKRLTEFAARHYKVSEEDVEFRNGHVRVRDEILSFEALVQQAYFAQVSLSSTGFYKTPKIFYDRSQARGRPFYYFAFGAACAEVIVDTLTGEYKMLRTDILHDVGASLNPAIDIGQVEGGFIQGMGWLTTEELVWNAKGKLMTNGPASYKIPAVADMPIDLRVKLVENRKNPEDTVFHSKAVGEPPFMLGIAAWCAIKDAVASLADYRVQPKVDAPATPERVLWGCEQMRKVVAAQQPATEVETVTP; encoded by the coding sequence TCCGATCGCGCCCACGCTCGGGTCCTGAGTATCGACACCAGCCCCTGCTATGCCTTTGAGGGTGTGCGTATTGCCATCACTCATGATGACATCCCCGGCCTTAAGGACATCGGCCCGTTGCTGCCCGGTGATCCGCTGCTGGCTATCGACAAGGTGGAGTTCGTCGGGCAACCGGTGGTTGCCGTTGCCGCGCGCGACCTGGATACCGCACGTCGTGCGGCAATGGCCGCCATCATCGAATACGAAGACCTGGAGCCGGTGCTGGATGTCGTTGAAGCGCTGCGCAAGAAACACTTCGTGCTCGACAGCCACACCCATCAGCGCGGCGACTCGGTGAGCGCCCTGGCCAGCGCCCCGCACCGCGTGCAAGGCACCTTGCACATTGGCGGTCAGGAACACTTCTATCTGGAAACCCAGATTTCCTCGGTGATGCCTACCGAAGACGGCGGGATGATCGTTTACTGCTCCACTCAGAACCCCACCGAAGTACAGAAGCTGGTTGCCGAAGTCCTCGACGTGTCGATGAACAAGATCGTCGTCGACATGCGCCGCATGGGTGGCGGCTTTGGCGGCAAGGAAACCCAGGCCGCAAGCCCGGCCTGCCTGTGTGCTGTCATCGCTCGCCTGACCGGCCAGCCAACCAAGATGCGCCTGCCGCGGGTCGAAGACATGCTGATGACCGGCAAGCGTCACCCTTTTTACATCGAGTACGACGTCGGCTTTGACGACAGCGGTCGCCTGCATGGGATCAACTTCGACCTGGCCGGTAACTGCGGTTGCTCGCCTGACCTGTCGGCCTCGATCGTCGACCGCGCCATGTTCCATTCCGACAACGCCTACTATCTCGGCGATGCCACTATCCATGGCCACCGCTGCAAGACCAATACTGCCTCCAACACGGCCTATCGCGGCTTTGGCGGTCCGCAAGGCATGGTCGCCATCGAAGAGGTGATGGATCATATCGCTCGCCATCTTGCCGTTGATCCGCTGGCTGTGCGCAAGGCCAACTACTACGGCAAGACCGATCGCAACGTCACCCACTACTACCAGACCGTCGAGCACAACATGCTCGAGGAAATCACCGCGGAGCTGGAAGCCAGCAGCGACTACCAGCAGCGCCGCGAGTCCATCCGCCGCTTCAATGCCAACAGCCCAATCCTGAAAAAAGGCCTGGCGCTGACACCGGTAAAATTCGGCATCTCGTTCACCGCCAGCTTTCTCAACCAGGCCGGCGCACTGGTGCACATCTACACCGACGGCAGCATTCACTTGAACCACGGCGGCACCGAGATGGGCCAAGGCCTCAATACCAAGGTTGCCCAGGTGGTTGCCGAAGTATTTCAGGTCGACTTCGAGCGCATCCAGATTACCGCGACCAACACTGACAAAGTGCCCAACACCTCCCCCACCGCGGCCTCCAGCGGCGCTGACCTGAACGGCAAGGCGGCGCAGAACGCTGCCGAAATCCTCAAGAAGCGCTTGACTGAATTTGCCGCTCGTCACTACAAGGTCAGCGAAGAGGACGTCGAGTTTCGCAATGGCCATGTCCGCGTGCGTGACGAAATTCTCAGCTTCGAAGCACTGGTACAGCAGGCCTATTTCGCTCAGGTATCGTTGTCCAGCACAGGTTTTTACAAGACCCCGAAGATTTTCTACGACCGCAGCCAGGCCCGCGGCCGCCCATTCTATTACTTCGCGTTCGGCGCCGCGTGTGCCGAAGTGATCGTCGACACCCTGACTGGCGAATACAAGATGCTGCGCACCGACATCCTCCACGATGTCGGCGCCTCGCTTAACCCGGCCATCGACATTGGCCAGGTCGAAGGTGGCTTTATTCAGGGCATGGGCTGGCTGACCACCGAAGAACTGGTATGGAACGCCAAGGGCAAGTTGATGACCAACGGCCCGGCCAGCTACAAGATCCCGGCGGTGGCCGACATGCCAATAGACCTGCGGGTCAAGCTGGTGGAGAACCGCAAAAACCCGGAAGACACCGTTTTCCATTCCAAGGCTGTCGGCGAACCGCCGTTCATGCTGGGGATCGCTGCCTGGTGCGCGATCAAGGACGCCGTGGCCAGCCTTGCCGACTACCGTGTGCAGCCGAAGGTCGACGCCCCGGCTACACCTGAGCGGGTGCTGTGGGGTTGCGAGCAGATGCGCAAGGTGGTGGCGGCGCAGCAGCCGGCTACCGAGGTCGAGACCGTCACACCGTAA
- the xdhC gene encoding xanthine dehydrogenase accessory protein XdhC has protein sequence MHIWINALADLQARGEACVLVTIIEERGSTPRNAGSKMVVSAEQLFDTIGGGHLEYKAMKIAREMLAERRESPHLERFSLGASLGQCCGGATVLLFEPMGQVQAQIAVFGAGHVGRALVPLLAALPCRVRWIDSREQEFPENIPAGVSKIVSEEPVDEVDDLPAGSYCIVMTHNHQLDLELTAAILKRNDFSWFGLIGSKTKRVKFEHRLRDRGFTEERMQRMRCPMGLAEVKGKLPIEIAVSIAAEIIATYNASFGQHDTAVNAGPIAQLLPPSRRSQAI, from the coding sequence ATGCACATTTGGATCAATGCCCTCGCCGACCTGCAAGCCCGTGGCGAAGCCTGCGTGCTGGTGACCATCATCGAAGAGCGCGGTTCTACACCGCGCAATGCCGGTTCGAAGATGGTGGTCAGCGCCGAGCAACTGTTCGATACCATTGGCGGCGGACACCTTGAGTACAAGGCGATGAAGATCGCCCGCGAAATGCTCGCCGAGCGTCGCGAATCGCCACATCTTGAACGTTTCAGCCTCGGTGCCAGCCTGGGCCAGTGCTGCGGCGGCGCCACCGTGTTGCTGTTTGAACCGATGGGCCAGGTGCAGGCACAAATCGCCGTGTTCGGTGCAGGTCATGTCGGCCGCGCTCTGGTACCCTTGCTCGCCGCGCTGCCCTGCCGGGTGCGCTGGATCGATTCGCGCGAGCAGGAATTTCCCGAAAATATTCCAGCCGGGGTCAGCAAGATTGTCAGCGAAGAGCCGGTCGATGAAGTCGACGACCTGCCCGCGGGCAGTTATTGCATCGTCATGACCCACAACCACCAACTGGACCTGGAACTGACCGCTGCAATCCTCAAGCGCAATGATTTCAGTTGGTTCGGTTTGATTGGCTCGAAAACCAAACGGGTCAAGTTCGAACACCGCCTGCGAGACCGCGGCTTTACCGAGGAGCGCATGCAACGCATGCGCTGCCCGATGGGCTTGGCCGAGGTCAAAGGTAAGCTACCGATCGAGATCGCTGTCTCCATCGCCGCGGAAATCATCGCCACCTACAACGCCAGCTTTGGCCAGCACGATACTGCTGTCAACGCCGGCCCCATTGCCCAATTGCTGCCGCCCTCTCGGCGCAGCCAAGCCATATGA